In Pochonia chlamydosporia 170 chromosome 3, whole genome shotgun sequence, the following are encoded in one genomic region:
- a CDS encoding thioredoxin-like fold protein (similar to Metarhizium robertsii ARSEF 23 XP_007819812.1), with protein sequence MSEPAPDHNTQPAAAKSGLWAEIESLKSPEAKNVAAEPKVGAQAPTAPELSLPDGRKTIVLFLRHCGCPFAEKTFKALTSLSDKQRDVHCIAVSHSSSEATERWIPQVGGVWQTDIIVDENRDLYAKWGLGLSSTWHAFNPMALYSVYRLGADEGIWNRPTESGSRWQKSGAFAVDGDGTIRWRHISKTADDLPDFNAALEALGVIQQD encoded by the exons ACCACAACACACAGCCTGCCGCAGCCAAATCGGGCCTTTGGGCAGAGATAGAATCACTGAAATCACCGGAAGCTAAAAATGTCGCCGCTGAGCCAAAGGTTGGAGCCCAAGCTCCGACTGCACCTGAGCTATCTTTACCGGATGGCCGGAAGACAATTGTCCTGTTCTTGCGCCATTGTGGCTGTCCCT TTGCAGAAAAGACCTTTAAAGCCTTGACATCGTTATCAGACAAGCAGAGAGACGTCCACTGCATTGCTGTGTCCCACTCCTCTTCGGAGGCAACTGAAAGATGGATACCAcaagttggtggtgtttggcagACCGATATCATTGTAGATGAAAACCGGGACCTCTATGCAAAATGGGGACTTGGGTTGTCAAGCACCTGGCACGCGTTCAATCCCATGGCTCTCTACTCTGTCTACCGTTTAGGTGCTGACGAAGGAATCTGGAATCGCCCTACTGAGAGCGGAAGTCGGTGGCAGAAGAGCGGAGCGTTCGCagttgatggggatggtACGATTCGTTGGCGGCACATCTCCAAGACCGCTGATGATCTGCCTGATTTTAATGCGGCCCTCGAAGCTCTTGGTGTCATCCAGCAGGATTAA
- a CDS encoding cell division/GTP binding protein (similar to Metarhizium robertsii ARSEF 23 XP_007819811.1), protein MRPLPSTSSRNQHHDDSDTLSQQTPVASLDCFITTEAGIIGDYSGQRPMETRPTLQNHTQKQGVSPTMPAPCGHIPSSVGSSNAEHEKSSRPLTPVLSDNAGLFGPDSANSTPSSPGGLSSVAMSEDPHSLSASFSDLPLSHSPLPDISSSSPRAITPQLVMPSLTVPQRRPFSETGRSLGKLKILVTGRQGIGKTSLILAIAQSSTHIVHMDAMDTASTTQVKDVYASTRPVPWWRTDLDHGMARRRQSLTSDGVLDRNICFVDCPDREVDVQHHSPAVEYVESHLARLLNKPINDTDLGPTHHDLECMRHLEDSTNVIPLLARADELSTNGRLAAQTKILQDIQAAGLNCFSFSAPGDTRDSPHINAISSATRADYDTVDASILMSSDYLPPLVLTDLNDLIAKTLSMEGSTWLRHSAACKAIKWLRRQRRQGGLSYSPLGCGVMSSISGISHGQLTNRSHNRQHWDRIEMSSWAEGLRQSLATERSNQSWQHNSKTMSLTQRHLNVTKHRRGYPSASRTMAPASAMSHEDPLGLLQL, encoded by the exons ATGCGGCCACTGCCCTCAACTTCGAGTAGAAACCAGCACCATGACGACTCCGACACCCTGTCGCAACAAACACCGGTAGCATCCCTAGATTGCTTCATTACTACAGAGGCTGGTATAATAGGCGACTATTCTGGTCAGCGTCCCATGGAAACCCGCCCGACCTTGCAGAATCACACGCAGAAACAAGGCGTCAGTCCAACTATGCCCGCACCTTGTGGTCATATTCCATCATCTGTGGGCTCGTCTAATGCAGAACATGAAAAGTCCTCACGACCCTTAACACCGGTATTGAGTGATAACGCGGGCCTTTTTGGTCCTGATTCGGCAAACAGCACTCCCTCATCCCCTGGAGGCTTATCAAGTGTCGCCATGTCCGAAGACCCTCACAGTCTATCAGCTAGCTTCTCCGACCTTCCTCTCAGTCACTCGCCACTTCCAGACATCTCGTCAAGTTCGCCGAGAGCTATCACGCCTCAGCTTGTGATGCCTAGCTTAACAGTTCCTCAACGCCGACCGTTTTCAGAGACCGGGAGGTCACTGGGCAAACTCAAGATCTTAGTGACAGGACGTCAAG GTATCGGAAAGACATCTCTCATCCTCGCAATCGCCCAATCATCTACTCACATAGTCCATATGGACGCCATGGATACAGCTTCTACCACTCAAGTCAAGGATGTGTACGCGAGCACCCGCCCAGTGCCATGGTGGAGGACAGACCTAGATCACGGCATGGCTCGAAGGAGGCAGTCTCTAACCTCAGACGGAGTTTTGGATAGGAATATCTGCTTTGTGGACTGCCCAGATCGCGAAGTCGATGTCCAG CATCATTCGCCTGCAGTCGAGTACGTCGAGTCCCACCTGGCTCGACTGTTGAATAAGCCCATCAACGACACAGATCTGG GCCCAACTCATCACGATCTGGAATGTATGCGACACTTGGAGGATTCAACGAATGTCATTCCGCTATTGGCGCGTGCAGATGAGCTCTCTACTAATGGGCGTCTCGCTGCCCAGACCAAAATTTTGCAGGACATCCAAGCTGCAGGTCTAAAttgtttctccttctctgctCCCGGTGACACCCGGGACTCTCCTCACATCAATGCAATCTCCAGTGCAACAAGGGCCGATTATGACACAGTGGATGCTAGTATTCTTATGAGCTCGGATTACCTGCCACCGCTAGTCCTGACTGACCTCAATGATCTCATCGCGAAGACTCTATCAATGGAGGGCAGCACTTGGCTTCGGCACTCTGCAGCATGCAAAGCAATCAAGTGGTtgcggcggcaaagacgacaaggtgGATTATCATACTCCCCCCTTGGTTGCGGGGTGATGTCTTCCATTTctggcatcagccatggccagcttACAAACAGATCGCATAACCGACAACACTGGGACCGTATTGAAATGTCAAGCTGGGCTGAAGGATTGCGACAAAGCTTAGCAACAGAGAGGTCTAATCAATCCTGGCAGCATAATTCGAAGACCATGTCCTTGACGCAGAGGCATCTGAATGTAACAAAACATCGCCGAGGATACCCCTCTGCCTCGCGGACCATGGCTCCTGCGTCGGCAATGAGTCATGAAGATCCTCTCGGGTTGTTACAACTC TGA